In one Bufo gargarizans isolate SCDJY-AF-19 chromosome 11, ASM1485885v1, whole genome shotgun sequence genomic region, the following are encoded:
- the NKX2-1 gene encoding homeobox protein Nkx-2.1, which yields MSMSPKHTTPFSVSDILSPLEESYKKVAMEGTGLGAPLAAYRQSQVSQPTMQQHAMGHNGPVSAAYHMTAAGVPQLSHTTMGGYCNGNLGNLGNMSDLPPYQETMRNSSATGWYGTNPDPRFSTISRFMGPSNGMNMGGLGNMGSLGDMGKSMAPLQSTPRRKRRVLFSQAQVYELERRFKQQKYLSAPEREHLASMIHLTPTQVKIWFQNHRYKMKRQAKDKAAQQQMQQDNSSCQQQQSPRRVAVPVLVKDGKPCQAGSNTPTTALQNHQQQSATALTVTSNGLGQHQSHQTNSAGQSPDMGQHSSSPSSLQSQVANLSHLNSSSSDYGTAMSCSTLLYGRTW from the exons ATGTCGATGAGTCCCAAGCACACTACTCCCTTCTCAGTGTCTGATATCTTGAGTCCTCTGGAGGAGAGCTACAAGAAGGTGGCTATGGAGGGCACTGGCTTAGGGGCTCCCCTGGCTGCCTACAGGCAATCTCAGGTGTCTCAGCCTACTATGCAGCAACATGCTATGGGCCACAATGGACCAGTCAGTGCTGCCtaccacatgacagctgcaggGGTTCCCCAGCTCTCCCACACCACCATGGGGGGCTACTGCAATGGCAACCTGGGCAACTTGGGCAATATGAGCGATCTGCCACCTTATCAGGAGACCATGAGGAATAGTTCAGCGACTGGATGGTATGGAACCAACCCAGATCCAAGATTTTCCACAA tCTCCCGTTTCATGGGTCCCTCCAATGGAATGAATATGGGAGGTCTTGGCAATATGGGATCATTAGGAGATATGGGTAAGAGTATGGCCCCACTTCAGAGCACCCCGAGAAGAAAACGTAGGGTGTTGTTTTCTCAGGCCCAAGTGTACGAACTGGAAAGGAGATTCAAGCAACAAAAATACCTATCTGCTCCAGAGAGGGAACATTTGGCCAGTATGATCCATTTGACTCCAACCCAGGTGAAGATCTGGTTCCAGAACCACCGCTACAAGATGAAGAGACAAGCCAAGGACAAGGCAGCACAACAGCAGATGCAACAGGACAACAGTTCTTGTCAGCAGCAGCAATCTCCAAGACGGGTAGCAGTTCCAGTGTTGGTTAAGGATGGCAAGCCATGCCAGGCAGGTTCTAATACCCCAACAACTGCTCTTCAGAACcaccagcagcagtcagccacaGCTCTCACAGTCACCTCCAATGGCTTGGGGCAACATCAGAGCCACCAAACAAACAGTGCAGGCCAGTCTCCAGATATGGGTCAGCACTCCAGCAGCCCATCAAGCCTCCAGAGCCAGGTTGCCAACCTTTCTCACCTAAATAGTTCCAGTTCTGACTATGGTACAGCCATGTCCTGCTCTACCTTACTATATGGTAGGACATGGTGA